The proteins below are encoded in one region of Sideroxydans lithotrophicus ES-1:
- a CDS encoding glycosyltransferase codes for MQHKIRIVVATRESREDFLFKTALGKSLALYNYPQIEIALFDQNKLGLPAVYNMAIEAAKQDPAILVFVHDDVHLCGFNWPAEIVEGLDHFQLIGLAGNRRRVTYQPAWCFVDAKFTWDTQENLSGMVGHGTGFPPANIKQFGPPGREVKLLDGLFMACDSRTLLKHGLKFDERFDFHFYDMDFCREAEKLGIKMGTWSISTIHESLGNFGSEAWLAGYLKYLEKWEKPVNQR; via the coding sequence ATGCAACATAAAATCAGAATCGTTGTTGCCACGAGAGAAAGCAGAGAGGACTTTCTGTTCAAGACCGCATTGGGAAAATCCTTGGCGCTCTACAACTACCCGCAAATCGAGATCGCCTTGTTCGATCAGAATAAACTCGGCCTGCCTGCTGTCTACAACATGGCAATCGAAGCCGCGAAACAGGATCCGGCGATATTGGTATTTGTTCACGACGATGTGCATCTATGCGGGTTCAACTGGCCCGCCGAGATCGTGGAAGGACTCGATCACTTCCAACTGATTGGCCTTGCCGGCAACAGACGAAGAGTCACTTATCAACCAGCCTGGTGTTTCGTGGATGCCAAGTTCACCTGGGATACCCAGGAGAATCTGAGCGGCATGGTCGGGCACGGGACAGGATTCCCGCCCGCGAACATAAAACAATTCGGTCCTCCCGGCCGAGAAGTGAAGTTGCTGGATGGCTTGTTCATGGCGTGCGACAGCCGCACCTTGCTGAAACACGGCTTGAAATTCGATGAAAGATTCGACTTCCATTTCTATGATATGGATTTTTGCCGTGAGGCGGAGAAGCTGGGGATCAAAATGGGTACTTGGTCGATCTCGACCATCCATGAGAGCCTTGGCAACTTTGGCTCGGAGGCCTGGCTTGCAGGATATTTAAAATATCTCGAGAAATGGGAAAAGCCGGTCAACCAGCGGTAA
- a CDS encoding tetratricopeptide repeat protein — protein MSAEIEQLLQRAVAHHRAGQFDDAEQLYRSIILIHPGHPEANHNIGSIALQKQQPAVAQMHFMKALEADPARAQYWLSYIEALFQTSQLEAAREVMAMARKNGLHGDDVDALETRVKGSAPTQAANSGKAKSDKPAKGHPQQNTSNPSQQQIDALVALFNQGRYQDVADSARAMTMQFPSHSFGWATLGVVLQHLGRNEEALQPMQRAVELAPKDAQAHSNLGNTLSYLGRLDEAETSFRRALKINKDFAEAHLNLGATLHDLGRFGEAEVSYRCAIQLKPGLAEAHYNLGNTLKSQGKLEEAVASYRKALQIAPGLVGASSNLGAALQAQGKLAEAETILRNVLQSNPDSLEAYSNLGSTLHDMGRLEEARSEYEKALRIKPDHAEILSNLGNTLMTMGLQEEAVRCFRDALEYKPDFLKARSNLLFSLNYSSSSSPEDCLAEACRYGEIVSSKAAAKFNRWPVAISPKRLRVGLVSADLRNHPVGYFLESVLAQLATSSVELFSYPAFHKSDELTARIKRHFSAWHPIHGMSDEAAARLIHDDKIHILIDLSGHTRLNRLPIFAWKPAPIQASWLGYFATTGVAEIDYVIGDPYVSPVGESAHFSESIWQLPECYWCFSAPDSKVEVSALPALQAGHITFGCFNNLSKMNDAVVALWAKILSAIPGAKLFLKYSQLNDPSVRDATLQRYAMHGIGKERLILEGSSPRAEYLASYHRVDIALDPFPYPGGTTSMESLWMGVPVLTRRGDRFLAHAGETIACNAGLDTWVATDEDDYLAKAVSFSSDLARLAKLRAGLRSQVLSSPIFDAPRFAGHFENAMWGMWKKWLAQREN, from the coding sequence ATGTCAGCAGAAATCGAACAGCTCCTGCAGCGTGCCGTCGCCCATCATCGGGCTGGTCAATTCGATGATGCCGAGCAATTATACCGTTCCATCATTCTGATCCATCCCGGCCATCCCGAAGCAAATCACAACATAGGCAGCATAGCTTTGCAGAAGCAGCAGCCGGCTGTAGCGCAGATGCATTTCATGAAAGCGCTGGAGGCAGATCCGGCGCGTGCCCAGTACTGGCTCAGCTATATCGAAGCATTGTTCCAGACCAGCCAGCTGGAAGCTGCAAGAGAAGTCATGGCGATGGCGAGGAAGAACGGCCTGCACGGAGACGATGTCGATGCGCTGGAAACCAGGGTAAAAGGCAGCGCCCCCACCCAGGCAGCAAATTCCGGTAAAGCAAAATCGGACAAGCCTGCAAAGGGCCATCCGCAGCAAAACACCAGCAACCCAAGCCAGCAACAGATTGATGCCCTGGTCGCCCTGTTCAATCAGGGCCGCTATCAAGACGTGGCGGATTCCGCCCGGGCTATGACCATGCAGTTCCCTTCGCACAGCTTCGGCTGGGCGACGCTGGGGGTGGTGCTGCAGCATCTGGGGCGGAACGAGGAAGCGCTGCAGCCAATGCAAAGAGCGGTGGAGCTTGCGCCGAAAGACGCGCAGGCGCACAGCAATCTTGGCAACACGCTCAGCTATCTGGGCAGGCTCGACGAGGCCGAAACAAGCTTCCGTCGCGCGCTGAAGATCAATAAGGATTTCGCCGAAGCACACCTGAATCTGGGGGCGACCCTGCATGATCTCGGCCGCTTCGGCGAGGCCGAGGTGAGCTACCGGTGCGCCATTCAGCTCAAGCCGGGATTGGCCGAGGCGCATTACAACCTGGGAAACACCCTCAAGAGCCAAGGCAAGCTGGAAGAGGCCGTGGCCAGTTATCGCAAGGCGCTGCAAATCGCGCCGGGACTGGTTGGCGCGTCCAGTAATCTGGGGGCCGCCCTGCAAGCGCAGGGCAAACTGGCTGAGGCCGAAACGATCCTGCGCAATGTGCTGCAAAGCAATCCGGATTCGCTTGAAGCCTATAGCAACCTGGGCAGTACGCTGCACGATATGGGCCGCCTCGAAGAGGCCAGGTCCGAATATGAGAAGGCACTACGAATCAAACCTGACCATGCAGAGATATTGAGCAATCTTGGCAATACGCTGATGACCATGGGGCTGCAGGAAGAAGCCGTGCGCTGCTTCAGGGATGCGCTGGAGTACAAGCCTGATTTCCTCAAGGCGAGGAGCAACCTTCTGTTCAGCCTGAATTACTCGTCCAGCTCCTCTCCTGAAGATTGTCTGGCAGAGGCATGCCGCTACGGCGAGATCGTCAGCAGCAAAGCAGCTGCAAAATTCAACCGATGGCCAGTCGCAATAAGCCCCAAACGACTACGGGTTGGCTTGGTATCTGCCGACCTCAGGAACCATCCGGTCGGGTATTTCCTGGAAAGCGTACTCGCTCAGCTTGCCACCAGCTCAGTCGAATTGTTCTCCTACCCTGCTTTCCACAAAAGTGACGAACTCACTGCCAGGATCAAGCGGCATTTTTCCGCCTGGCACCCTATCCATGGGATGAGCGACGAAGCGGCGGCACGCCTGATACACGACGACAAGATCCACATATTGATCGACCTGTCCGGCCACACCCGACTCAACCGCCTGCCGATCTTCGCCTGGAAGCCGGCCCCAATCCAGGCCAGCTGGCTGGGCTACTTCGCCACCACTGGGGTCGCCGAGATCGATTACGTCATCGGCGACCCCTATGTTTCTCCGGTCGGGGAGTCGGCGCACTTCAGCGAAAGCATCTGGCAATTGCCGGAGTGCTACTGGTGCTTTTCTGCACCCGACTCGAAGGTAGAGGTTTCTGCCCTGCCGGCCCTGCAGGCTGGTCACATCACCTTTGGCTGCTTCAACAATTTGAGCAAGATGAATGATGCTGTCGTAGCGCTCTGGGCAAAGATCTTGTCGGCCATCCCCGGGGCGAAATTATTCCTCAAGTACAGCCAGCTCAACGACCCGTCAGTACGCGATGCCACGCTGCAACGCTACGCCATGCATGGCATCGGCAAGGAGCGACTGATACTGGAAGGCTCATCGCCACGCGCCGAATATCTGGCCAGCTACCATCGGGTCGATATCGCGCTCGACCCTTTTCCCTATCCCGGCGGAACGACCAGCATGGAAAGCCTGTGGATGGGCGTGCCGGTCCTCACCAGACGCGGCGATCGTTTCCTTGCCCACGCGGGTGAAACAATCGCCTGCAATGCCGGTTTGGATACCTGGGTCGCGACTGATGAGGATGACTATCTCGCCAAGGCAGTATCATTCTCTTCGGACCTGGCTCGACTCGCCAAGTTGCGTGCAGGATTGCGCTCGCAAGTGCTGTCCTCCCCGATATTCGACGCGCCCCGCTTTGCCGGGCACTTCGAAAACGCGATGTGGGGAATGTGGAAGAAATGGCTGGCACAAAGAGAGAATTGA
- a CDS encoding flagellar brake protein, which yields MRTKEIPLKIEMFSADEENDYLVSNPKEIVSILQTIAQRKSRVALYYNEGNSMVLTMILAVDDHGVWVDAASNPHDNRLIERSKRIIFVTTHNQAKVQFVAGDVVLGTYEDAAAFSLALPRKLLRLQRRDYYRLVTPEHGALKCIIRPVASQAHIQHEVTVMDISIGGVALVCEASGIELQPGMVYEHCQIELPEVGKLEATIEVKNTFEITDRNGKVKRRAGCVFVKPDGKTTMQLQRYVAQMQQRMAAVKSER from the coding sequence ATGCGTACCAAAGAGATTCCGCTAAAGATAGAGATGTTCTCGGCAGACGAGGAAAACGACTATCTCGTCAGCAACCCAAAAGAGATCGTCTCCATCCTGCAAACCATCGCGCAGCGCAAATCGCGCGTCGCCCTGTACTACAACGAGGGCAACAGCATGGTACTGACCATGATCCTGGCGGTAGACGATCATGGTGTCTGGGTCGACGCAGCCTCGAATCCGCACGACAACCGCCTCATTGAGCGCAGCAAACGCATCATATTCGTCACTACTCACAATCAGGCCAAGGTGCAGTTCGTCGCCGGCGATGTCGTACTCGGCACATACGAGGATGCTGCTGCGTTCAGTCTGGCACTGCCAAGAAAACTGCTGCGATTGCAAAGGCGCGACTATTACCGGCTCGTTACTCCCGAACACGGTGCGCTCAAATGCATCATCCGCCCCGTCGCAAGCCAGGCCCACATCCAGCATGAAGTCACCGTGATGGACATCAGCATCGGCGGCGTGGCCTTGGTCTGCGAAGCCAGCGGTATCGAGTTACAACCCGGCATGGTGTATGAACATTGCCAGATCGAACTGCCGGAGGTCGGCAAGCTGGAGGCAACCATCGAAGTGAAAAACACCTTCGAGATCACCGACCGCAACGGCAAGGTGAAACGCCGCGCAGGCTGCGTGTTCGTCAAACCGGACGGCAAGACCACCATGCAGTTGCAGCGCTACGTGGCACAGATGCAGCAGAGAATGGCCGCCGTAAAATCCGAGCGCTGA
- a CDS encoding EscU/YscU/HrcU family type III secretion system export apparatus switch protein, producing the protein MSTPDKPPSRQLAVALAYRNGDAAPKVVASGRGLIAQAIIERAKEHGVYVHESEELVGMLMQVELDQHIPPQLYLAVAELLAWLYRLERGENSAIPRTEPIAKPLQSPPMKLR; encoded by the coding sequence ATGAGCACGCCGGATAAACCCCCATCCAGGCAGTTGGCTGTCGCCCTTGCCTACCGCAATGGCGATGCCGCTCCCAAGGTGGTAGCCAGCGGGAGGGGCCTCATCGCCCAGGCCATCATCGAACGCGCCAAGGAACACGGCGTCTATGTGCATGAATCCGAAGAGCTGGTCGGCATGCTGATGCAGGTGGAGCTGGATCAACACATCCCGCCACAACTCTACCTGGCAGTGGCCGAGCTGCTGGCCTGGCTATACCGTCTGGAACGGGGAGAAAACAGCGCAATTCCCCGTACTGAGCCCATTGCAAAACCGCTACAATCGCCGCCGATGAAACTACGTTGA
- the fliK gene encoding flagellar hook-length control protein FliK — protein sequence MLPANLISTLKALSLNDKPLITATPDKNTANAGKQFELGQKVQGAVQAQVAPNVFNVRVANQMLQMQLPAFIRSGDIITLQVVSLQPRLTFTLAASSNPVSTPESLSATSRLLSSLSQQPLEKSYVRPIQSAPLWTGEQAMPDTAQLANKLHDALSHSGLFYESHQAQWIAGTRPTTQLLLEPQNQLPQSQLLRTQVQPNQSQQAMSSKAVEAASTPMTTASAGTEQRIATPHIPDHLQTLVQQQMNALETRQVLWQGQVWQGQEMRWEVREESPRPNPQGADERQWTTQVDLNLPNLGDVSARLSFNGSALNLVFDVSDTQTRDKLGSASSQLIAALSERGIPVVHTQITQNEHAG from the coding sequence ATGCTGCCTGCCAACCTCATCTCGACGCTCAAGGCACTATCACTCAACGATAAGCCGCTCATTACCGCAACGCCGGACAAGAATACCGCGAATGCCGGCAAGCAATTCGAGCTGGGACAAAAGGTACAAGGCGCGGTACAAGCGCAGGTCGCCCCAAATGTATTCAACGTCCGCGTCGCCAACCAGATGCTGCAGATGCAACTTCCTGCGTTCATCCGCTCGGGCGACATCATCACCCTGCAAGTCGTTTCCCTGCAACCGCGCCTGACCTTCACGCTGGCGGCATCCTCCAACCCGGTTTCCACTCCCGAATCGCTCAGCGCCACTTCCCGCCTGCTGTCTTCACTATCGCAGCAGCCTCTGGAAAAAAGCTATGTGCGCCCGATCCAGAGTGCGCCGTTGTGGACCGGTGAACAGGCAATGCCCGATACGGCACAGCTCGCCAACAAACTGCATGACGCACTCAGCCACAGCGGCCTGTTCTACGAGTCGCACCAGGCACAATGGATAGCGGGCACTCGCCCCACCACACAATTGTTGCTGGAACCGCAAAACCAATTGCCACAAAGTCAGTTGCTGCGCACTCAAGTACAACCGAACCAGTCGCAGCAGGCCATGAGCTCAAAAGCTGTCGAAGCCGCGAGCACCCCGATGACAACCGCCTCAGCCGGAACCGAGCAACGCATTGCTACGCCTCATATTCCCGACCACCTGCAAACATTGGTGCAACAGCAGATGAACGCATTGGAAACACGGCAGGTGTTGTGGCAAGGACAAGTCTGGCAGGGACAGGAAATGCGCTGGGAGGTGCGCGAAGAATCGCCGCGCCCCAACCCACAGGGGGCAGATGAGAGGCAGTGGACCACCCAGGTCGATCTCAACCTGCCCAATCTTGGCGATGTTTCAGCTCGTCTGAGCTTCAATGGCAGCGCGCTGAATCTTGTTTTCGATGTATCCGATACCCAAACTCGCGACAAACTGGGCAGTGCCAGCTCGCAGTTGATCGCAGCATTGTCAGAACGCGGCATTCCGGTAGTCCATACGCAGATCACCCAGAATGAGCACGCCGGATAA
- a CDS encoding flagellar protein FliT — protein MSLLLEDYQRLSGITGEMRNAAASGEWDRLISLEQECKRKVEEIKPRDIVPSNPEERAQKLALLKKILADDADIRSRTESWMEQLQRIMQSTRSEQRLQQTYLANY, from the coding sequence ATGTCCTTGTTGCTCGAAGACTACCAGCGCCTTTCGGGCATCACCGGAGAGATGCGCAATGCCGCTGCATCTGGCGAATGGGATCGCTTGATCTCGCTGGAGCAGGAGTGCAAACGCAAGGTCGAAGAGATCAAGCCGCGCGATATCGTCCCTTCCAATCCGGAAGAACGTGCCCAGAAACTGGCACTGCTCAAGAAGATCCTCGCCGACGATGCCGACATCCGCAGCCGTACAGAGAGCTGGATGGAACAGCTTCAGCGCATCATGCAGAGCACGCGCAGCGAACAGCGCCTGCAGCAGACCTATCTGGCCAATTACTAG
- the fliS gene encoding flagellar export chaperone FliS, protein MNANTATNTYARVEVESSLLAADPHKLIAMLFQGALLAIANARNSMLRKDIPAKSKAITHAIRIISEGLRASLDKNVGGQLAYDLDALYEYMCVRLVNANLKNDVEILDEVARLLGDIKSAWDEIRPKSNAPQSTTPYSPESVNKQPALVYGRG, encoded by the coding sequence ATGAACGCGAATACAGCTACCAATACCTACGCCCGCGTCGAAGTAGAGTCCAGCCTGCTTGCCGCAGATCCGCACAAACTGATCGCCATGTTGTTCCAAGGCGCCCTGCTGGCGATCGCCAATGCCAGGAACAGCATGCTGCGCAAGGACATCCCGGCCAAAAGCAAAGCCATCACCCACGCCATCCGCATCATCAGCGAAGGCCTGAGGGCCAGTCTGGACAAGAATGTGGGGGGGCAATTGGCATATGACCTGGATGCATTGTACGAATACATGTGCGTGCGTCTGGTGAATGCCAACCTGAAGAACGATGTCGAGATCCTGGATGAAGTGGCTCGTCTGCTTGGCGACATCAAGAGTGCATGGGACGAGATTCGGCCAAAGAGCAACGCTCCACAGTCGACCACTCCTTATTCGCCCGAGTCGGTCAACAAACAGCCCGCACTCGTCTACGGAAGAGGCTGA